The Pseudomonas asiatica genome has a segment encoding these proteins:
- a CDS encoding FtsX-like permease family protein — MRPWLIAGLAWQDYRNDARLSACSVLALVAVIAPLLVLFGLKFGLVGSLTERLQRDPSVREIIPLGGGRFRADFIDALGQRPDVAFAIARTRQIAATAELLLPAKGRAVTVEMLPTAAGDPLLQQVPPPQGLQQVVLSFTAAEKLGAAAGDELQASFSRQQAGQVQWRQTRLQVAAVLPLAAFERDGLFASLALLEAVEDYRDGRGVPALGWPGEAAGNDAQRIYPAFRLYARGLADVETLRAYFAERKWLVSTQAAQIAQVQALSRNLDLVFWIITSLAVAGAVAAIAAGAVAAVQRKQRELAVLRLLGFGTAALLLFVVLQALYSGVLAAAVAGALYLLAEQGLNRIFTQVPGEYASHLLPMHYFVALSAVLLASTAAAALGGWRVTRIDASQGIRDV, encoded by the coding sequence ATGCGCCCGTGGCTGATCGCCGGCCTGGCCTGGCAGGACTACCGCAACGATGCGCGGCTGTCGGCGTGCAGCGTGTTGGCGCTGGTCGCGGTGATCGCGCCCTTGCTGGTGCTGTTCGGGCTCAAGTTCGGCCTGGTCGGCAGCCTGACCGAGCGGCTGCAACGCGACCCGAGCGTACGCGAGATCATTCCCTTGGGCGGTGGCCGTTTCCGCGCCGATTTCATCGATGCCCTGGGGCAGCGACCGGACGTCGCCTTCGCCATCGCGCGGACCCGGCAGATCGCCGCCACTGCAGAACTGCTGCTGCCTGCCAAGGGGCGTGCGGTAACCGTCGAGATGCTGCCGACCGCTGCCGGTGACCCCTTGTTGCAACAGGTGCCGCCGCCGCAGGGCCTGCAGCAGGTAGTACTGAGCTTTACCGCTGCCGAGAAGCTCGGTGCCGCTGCCGGTGATGAACTGCAGGCCAGCTTCAGCCGGCAGCAGGCCGGCCAGGTGCAATGGCGCCAGACGCGCCTGCAGGTAGCTGCCGTGCTGCCGTTGGCGGCGTTCGAGCGCGATGGCCTGTTTGCTTCCCTGGCCCTGCTCGAAGCGGTCGAGGACTACCGCGACGGGCGCGGCGTGCCGGCGCTGGGCTGGCCGGGCGAGGCCGCAGGCAATGATGCGCAGCGGATATACCCGGCGTTTCGCCTGTATGCCCGTGGGCTGGCTGATGTCGAGACGCTGCGCGCCTACTTTGCCGAACGCAAGTGGCTGGTATCGACCCAGGCAGCGCAGATCGCCCAGGTGCAGGCGCTGAGCCGCAACCTTGACCTAGTGTTCTGGATCATCACCAGCCTGGCCGTGGCCGGTGCCGTGGCAGCCATCGCCGCTGGCGCGGTGGCGGCGGTACAGCGCAAGCAGCGTGAGCTGGCGGTGCTGCGCCTGCTGGGGTTCGGCACGGCCGCGCTGCTGCTGTTCGTGGTGCTGCAGGCGCTGTACAGCGGCGTGCTGGCGGCCGCAGTTGCCGGCGCCCTGTACCTGCTGGCCGAGCAGGGCCTCAACCGGATCTTCACGCAGGTGCCAGGCGAATACGCCAGCCATCTGTTGCCCATGCATTACTTCGTTGCGTTGTCTGCGGTGCTGCTGGCCAGCACAGCCGCTGCTGCCCTGGGTGGCTGGCGGGTGACGCGCATCGATGCCAGTCAAGGAATCCGTGATGTCTGA
- the tagQ gene encoding type VI secretion system-associated lipoprotein TagQ, with translation MFKTIFTATHARSALLLAAGFSTVLLAGCSSSPVSKVGATTKVEYYPSCYEPVQHLRSTDGDMTRSVATGAVIGALGGALTGALVDGDNRGRNAAIGAAGGALVGGAAGYYTERQKQISDDKQRIASYATDIDKSAADLDRTTAYAKASQSCYQREFTSLIDGRKANRINDTEGRKRLAEIVSGLQESNKLLATVNGRVAENLDNYTQAYEQDLKQVGVARTEVATVAEPPKTTTGKKKTQAVKVNTNVPQEAVATEKTLQKATTKKAEAQQVANAGVDQVNKMCRSPDMGDWAPVPCPNV, from the coding sequence ATGTTCAAGACCATCTTCACGGCTACCCATGCCCGTTCCGCCCTGCTGCTCGCCGCCGGTTTCAGCACTGTTCTGCTGGCAGGCTGCTCCAGCTCTCCGGTGTCCAAGGTTGGTGCCACGACCAAGGTCGAGTACTACCCGAGCTGCTACGAGCCCGTGCAGCACCTGCGCTCCACCGACGGTGACATGACCCGCTCGGTTGCCACAGGCGCCGTCATCGGGGCCCTCGGCGGTGCCTTGACCGGCGCCCTGGTCGACGGCGACAACCGCGGCCGCAATGCCGCCATCGGTGCGGCGGGTGGTGCCCTGGTGGGCGGTGCGGCCGGTTACTACACCGAGCGCCAGAAGCAGATCAGTGACGACAAGCAGCGCATTGCCTCGTACGCCACCGACATCGACAAGAGCGCTGCCGACCTGGACCGCACCACGGCCTATGCCAAGGCTTCGCAGAGCTGCTACCAGCGTGAGTTCACCAGCCTGATCGACGGCCGCAAGGCCAACCGCATCAACGACACCGAAGGGCGCAAGCGCCTGGCCGAGATCGTCTCGGGCCTGCAGGAGTCGAACAAGCTGCTGGCCACCGTCAACGGCCGCGTTGCGGAAAACCTCGACAACTACACCCAGGCCTACGAGCAGGACCTCAAGCAGGTTGGCGTGGCCCGTACCGAGGTAGCGACCGTGGCTGAACCGCCCAAGACCACCACTGGCAAGAAGAAGACCCAGGCCGTCAAGGTGAACACGAACGTGCCGCAAGAGGCGGTCGCCACCGAGAAGACCCTGCAGAAGGCCACTACCAAGAAAGCCGAAGCCCAGCAGGTGGCCAATGCTGGCGTCGACCAGGTCAACAAGATGTGCCGCAGCCCCGACATGGGTGACTGGGCGCCGGTGCCTTGCCCGAACGTGTAA
- a CDS encoding ribonucleoside-diphosphate reductase subunit alpha: MQTDTTRENPQAKVPQAADSNQDLAATAPGQLRVIKRNGTVVPYTDDKITVAITKAFLAVEGGTAAASSRIHDTVARLTEQVTATFKRRMPSGGTIHIEEIQDQVELALMRAGEQKVARDYVIYREQRAKERATRVNTESVVEPHPSIRITLADGSLAPLDMARLNTIISEACEGLAEVDGDLIQRDTLKNLYDGVAIKDVNTALVMTARTLVEREPNYSFVTARLLMDTLRAEGLGFLNVAESATHHEMADLYAKALPAYIDKGVEFELLDPALKGYDLDRLGKAIDHERDQQFTYLGLQTLYDRYFIHKDGVRFELPQVFFMRVAMGLALEEKDKEARAIEFYNLLSSFDYMASTPTLFNAGTLRPQLSSCYLTTVPDDLSGIYHAIHDNAMLSKFAGGLGNDWTPVRALGSYIKGTNGKSQGVVPFLKVVNDTAVAVNQGGKRKGAVCAYLETWHLDIEEFIELRKNTGDDRRRTHDMNTANWIPDLFMKRVFDDGKWTLFSPSEVPDLHDLTGKAFEERYEYYEALTEYNKIKVFKTIQAKDLWRKMLSMLFETGHPWLTFKDPCNLRSPQQHVGVVHSSNLCTEITLNTNKDEIAVCNLGSINLPNHIVDGKLDTAKLQRTVNTAVRMLDNVIDINYYSVPQARNSNFKHRPVGLGIMGFQDALYLQHIPYGSDAAVEFADKSMEAVSFYAIQASCDLADERGAYETFQGSLWSKGILPLDSQQILIEARGAKYIDVNLEESLDWAPVRERVKKGIRNSNIMAIAPTATIANITGVSQSIEPTYQNLYVKSNLSGEFTVINPYLVRDLKARGLWDSVMINDLKYYDGSVQQIERIPQELKDLYATAFEVETKWIVDAASRRQKWIDQAQSLNLYIAGASGKKLDVTYRMAWYRGLKTTYYLRALAATSTEKSTINTGKLNAVSSGGDSAPVQAAGPAPVPKACAIDEPDCEACQ, translated from the coding sequence ATGCAAACCGACACAACTCGCGAGAACCCGCAGGCCAAGGTGCCGCAGGCCGCCGATTCCAACCAGGATCTGGCCGCCACCGCTCCCGGCCAACTGCGTGTGATCAAGCGTAACGGCACTGTCGTCCCCTACACCGACGACAAGATCACCGTGGCCATCACCAAGGCGTTCCTCGCAGTTGAAGGCGGCACCGCCGCCGCTTCGTCGCGCATCCACGACACCGTCGCGCGCCTGACCGAGCAGGTCACCGCCACGTTCAAGCGTCGCATGCCATCGGGTGGCACCATCCACATCGAAGAAATCCAGGACCAGGTCGAACTGGCCCTGATGCGCGCCGGCGAGCAGAAGGTCGCCCGTGACTACGTGATCTACCGCGAGCAGCGCGCCAAGGAGCGTGCCACCCGCGTCAACACCGAGTCCGTGGTCGAGCCGCACCCAAGCATCCGCATCACCCTGGCCGACGGCAGCCTGGCGCCGCTCGACATGGCCCGCCTGAACACCATCATCAGCGAAGCCTGCGAAGGCCTGGCCGAAGTCGATGGCGACCTGATCCAGCGCGACACCCTGAAGAACCTGTACGACGGCGTGGCCATCAAGGACGTCAACACCGCCCTGGTGATGACCGCCCGTACCCTGGTCGAGCGCGAGCCGAACTACTCGTTCGTTACCGCCCGCCTGCTGATGGACACCCTGCGCGCCGAAGGCCTGGGCTTCCTGAACGTGGCCGAGAGCGCCACCCACCACGAAATGGCCGACCTGTACGCCAAGGCCCTGCCGGCCTACATCGACAAAGGCGTCGAGTTCGAGCTGCTGGACCCGGCCCTGAAAGGCTACGATCTTGACCGCCTGGGCAAGGCCATCGACCACGAGCGTGACCAGCAATTCACCTACCTGGGCCTGCAGACCCTGTACGACCGCTACTTCATCCACAAGGATGGCGTGCGCTTCGAGCTGCCACAGGTGTTCTTCATGCGTGTGGCCATGGGCCTGGCGCTGGAAGAGAAAGACAAAGAAGCCCGTGCCATCGAGTTCTACAACCTGTTGTCGTCCTTCGACTACATGGCCTCGACCCCAACCCTGTTCAACGCCGGCACCCTGCGCCCGCAGCTGTCCAGCTGCTACCTGACCACCGTGCCGGACGACCTGTCGGGCATCTACCACGCGATCCACGACAACGCCATGCTGTCGAAATTCGCCGGTGGCCTGGGCAACGACTGGACCCCTGTGCGTGCACTGGGCTCCTACATCAAGGGCACCAACGGCAAGTCGCAGGGCGTGGTTCCGTTCCTGAAAGTGGTCAACGACACCGCCGTTGCCGTCAACCAGGGTGGCAAGCGCAAGGGCGCCGTGTGTGCCTACCTGGAAACCTGGCACCTGGACATCGAAGAATTCATCGAGCTGCGCAAGAACACCGGTGATGACCGTCGTCGTACCCACGACATGAACACCGCCAACTGGATCCCTGACCTGTTCATGAAGCGTGTCTTCGATGACGGCAAGTGGACCCTGTTCTCGCCTTCGGAAGTGCCAGACCTGCACGACCTGACCGGCAAGGCCTTCGAAGAGCGCTACGAGTACTACGAAGCCTTGACCGAGTACAACAAGATCAAGGTGTTCAAGACCATCCAGGCCAAAGACCTGTGGCGCAAGATGCTGTCGATGCTGTTCGAGACCGGCCACCCGTGGCTGACCTTCAAGGACCCGTGCAACCTGCGTTCGCCGCAGCAGCACGTGGGCGTGGTCCACAGCTCGAACCTGTGCACCGAGATCACCCTGAACACCAACAAGGACGAGATCGCGGTCTGCAACCTGGGCTCGATCAACCTGCCGAACCACATCGTCGACGGCAAGCTGGACACCGCCAAGCTGCAACGCACCGTGAACACCGCCGTGCGCATGCTCGACAACGTGATCGACATCAACTACTACTCGGTGCCGCAAGCGCGTAACTCGAACTTCAAGCACCGCCCGGTCGGCCTGGGCATCATGGGCTTCCAGGATGCGCTGTACCTGCAGCACATTCCGTACGGCTCCGATGCTGCCGTCGAGTTCGCCGACAAGTCGATGGAAGCGGTCAGCTTCTACGCCATCCAGGCGTCCTGCGACCTGGCCGACGAGCGCGGTGCGTACGAGACCTTCCAGGGTTCGCTGTGGTCCAAGGGCATCCTGCCGCTGGATTCGCAACAGATCCTGATCGAGGCCCGTGGCGCCAAGTACATCGACGTCAACCTGGAAGAGTCCCTGGACTGGGCCCCGGTGCGCGAGCGCGTCAAGAAAGGTATTCGTAACTCGAACATCATGGCCATCGCGCCGACCGCGACCATCGCCAACATCACCGGCGTGTCGCAGTCCATCGAGCCGACCTACCAGAACCTGTACGTGAAATCGAACCTGTCGGGCGAGTTCACCGTGATCAACCCGTACCTGGTCCGCGACCTGAAGGCCCGTGGCCTGTGGGACTCGGTAATGATCAACGACCTCAAGTACTACGACGGTTCGGTGCAGCAGATCGAGCGTATTCCGCAAGAGCTGAAGGACCTGTACGCCACCGCGTTCGAAGTCGAGACCAAGTGGATCGTCGATGCCGCCTCGCGTCGCCAGAAGTGGATCGACCAGGCCCAGTCGCTGAACCTGTACATCGCCGGCGCCTCGGGCAAAAAGCTGGACGTTACCTACCGCATGGCCTGGTACCGTGGTCTGAAGACCACCTACTACCTCCGTGCCCTGGCCGCGACCAGCACCGAGAAGTCGACCATCAACACCGGCAAGCTCAACGCCGTTTCCAGCGGTGGCGACAGCGCCCCGGTCCAGGCAGCCGGCCCTGCGCCAGTGCCGAAGGCCTGCGCGATCGACGAGCCTGACTGCGAAGCCTGCCAGTAA
- a CDS encoding ribonucleotide-diphosphate reductase subunit beta, whose protein sequence is MLSWDEFDKEDGEVAAKGNTPAQAAAAATLDKLDSAGGAAALEARAATADDSDAVKRAKAALNDLDIAEGLAELEGSGARVRVDEKRMINCRADLNQLVPFKYDWAWQKYLDGCANHWMPQEVNMTADIALWKSMDGLTEDERRIVMRNLGFFSTADSLVANNLALAVYRLITNPECRQYILRQAFEEAIHTHAYQYCIESLGMDEGEIFNMYHEIPSVAKKAAWGLKYTRAISDPEFNTGTVETDKELLRNLIAYYCVLEGIFFYCGFTQILSMGRRNKMTGVAEQFQYILRDESMHLNFGIDVINQIKIENPHLWDAAMKEEATQMILQGTQLEIEYARDTMPRGVLGMNAAMMEDYLKFIANRRLTQIGLKEEYPGTTNPFPWMSEIMDLKKEKNFFETRVIEYQTGGALSWD, encoded by the coding sequence ATGCTGAGTTGGGACGAATTCGATAAAGAAGACGGCGAAGTAGCCGCCAAAGGCAACACCCCTGCGCAGGCCGCTGCCGCCGCCACCCTCGACAAGCTCGACAGCGCCGGTGGTGCCGCCGCCCTGGAAGCCCGTGCCGCCACCGCTGACGACTCCGACGCCGTCAAGCGCGCCAAGGCTGCCCTGAACGACCTCGACATCGCCGAAGGCCTGGCCGAGCTGGAAGGCTCCGGCGCCCGCGTGCGTGTTGACGAAAAGCGCATGATCAACTGCCGCGCCGACCTCAACCAGCTGGTACCGTTCAAGTACGACTGGGCCTGGCAGAAGTACCTGGACGGCTGCGCCAACCACTGGATGCCGCAAGAGGTCAACATGACCGCCGACATCGCCCTGTGGAAGAGCATGGACGGCCTGACCGAAGACGAGCGCCGTATCGTCATGCGCAACCTCGGCTTCTTCTCCACCGCCGACTCGCTGGTAGCCAACAACCTGGCCCTGGCCGTGTACCGCCTGATCACCAACCCGGAGTGCCGCCAGTACATCCTGCGCCAGGCCTTCGAAGAGGCGATCCACACCCACGCCTACCAGTACTGCATCGAGTCGCTGGGCATGGATGAAGGCGAGATCTTCAACATGTACCACGAGATCCCATCGGTAGCGAAGAAAGCCGCCTGGGGCCTGAAGTACACCCGCGCCATCTCCGACCCGGAGTTCAACACCGGCACCGTCGAAACCGACAAAGAGCTGCTGCGCAACCTGATCGCCTACTACTGCGTACTGGAAGGCATCTTCTTCTACTGCGGCTTCACCCAGATCCTGTCCATGGGCCGCCGCAACAAGATGACCGGCGTGGCCGAGCAGTTCCAGTACATCCTGCGTGACGAGTCGATGCACCTGAACTTCGGTATCGACGTGATCAACCAGATCAAGATCGAGAACCCGCACCTGTGGGACGCGGCGATGAAGGAAGAAGCGACCCAGATGATCCTGCAAGGGACCCAGCTGGAGATCGAATACGCCCGTGACACCATGCCACGCGGCGTGCTGGGCATGAACGCAGCGATGATGGAAGACTACCTCAAGTTCATCGCCAACCGTCGCCTGACCCAGATTGGCCTGAAGGAAGAGTACCCAGGGACTACCAACCCGTTCCCGTGGATGAGCGAGATCATGGACTTGAAGAAAGAGAAGAACTTCTTCGAGACCCGCGTGATCGAGTATCAGACTGGTGGGGCGTTGAGCTGGGATTGA
- a CDS encoding BRO-N domain-containing protein yields the protein MTDLQNPTLFTRHNRPLHTLWLESQAWFCAHELGRLSGHFYDEHCMRKLDPDQYRSVQLLRYGKYQETTMVSESGAYTLLAHHHVPENRHLRWWLTHEVVAVLRDRQEDGVEDVPRLGQMCWPGGRSATLLYWQSEPWVRMRDMPVVLAGEVQQLPPVEKPKLSWRECAQRALRLHGV from the coding sequence ATGACTGACCTTCAAAATCCCACCCTCTTCACCCGCCACAACCGCCCCCTCCACACCCTCTGGCTCGAATCCCAAGCCTGGTTCTGCGCCCACGAACTCGGCCGGTTGAGCGGGCACTTCTACGACGAACACTGCATGCGCAAGCTCGACCCGGATCAGTACCGCTCCGTGCAGTTGCTGCGCTATGGCAAGTACCAGGAAACCACGATGGTCAGCGAATCCGGGGCCTATACCTTGTTGGCGCATCACCATGTACCGGAGAACCGGCATTTGCGCTGGTGGCTGACGCATGAGGTGGTGGCGGTGCTGCGTGATCGGCAGGAGGACGGGGTGGAGGATGTTCCGCGACTGGGGCAGATGTGCTGGCCTGGGGGGCGCAGCGCGACGTTGTTGTATTGGCAGAGTGAGCCTTGGGTGAGGATGCGGGATATGCCGGTGGTGCTGGCAGGGGAAGTGCAACAGCTGCCGCCGGTAGAGAAGCCGAAGTTGAGTTGGCGGGAGTGTGCGCAGCGGGCGCTGCGGTTGCATGGGGTTTAA
- a CDS encoding formylglycine-generating enzyme family protein, producing MSELRLGATALLLTTLGLAACSPGTDEPPAKSAKPANAAAASTPAQPVDTSKLDNPKPLPGDVSLPLPCGGELVLRSVYVLAQGSLDDREVNLGYPFSEGEAGYQQSFISGYRRDFINGQFSLQDLSPAWQKAVAPNLPVLDQAGPLKPMMYFIGKYEVSARQYAQVMAQAQSLASGEAAPACQPDTTAAGRLPKVKLSRFEAERFAAVYSAWLLKHHRDLLPISGRGSKAEDGGVGFVRLPTEVEWEFAARGGSAVSRQELEGRLFPRKVQGSDSDGPLGDWAVFNQVAGGTGQAARLMPIGTRLPNPLGLFDVIGNAAEMVQESFQLVHAGRLQGAYGGFVVKGGNYLEGEGTLFTGMRREYPLFGADGTEQRNETTGFRVAIGALSAPRSRYQELFEQWQKEGRLASLTDDIDAVQDPTKRLDSIIAATADPRQQAELGLVNEELKRSVSLIGRQREEAAGNLIQSAALVAETINNYNIRLTNLRNTQAEAKARGDQTTVSMYAAAIANGRAALDGAVAIYIDNLASGTRYTDAVIQAQFQRVKEELNRKPVLGKSLVSRATLFVRHVGEYRQNRRADPATILKELLASAAARPS from the coding sequence ATGTCTGAACTTCGTCTCGGGGCTACGGCCCTGCTTCTGACCACGCTGGGCCTGGCGGCCTGTTCGCCGGGTACCGACGAGCCGCCTGCCAAATCGGCCAAGCCGGCCAACGCCGCTGCCGCCAGCACCCCGGCACAGCCGGTCGACACCAGCAAGCTGGACAACCCCAAGCCCTTGCCGGGCGACGTCAGCCTGCCGCTGCCATGCGGCGGCGAACTGGTACTGCGCAGCGTCTACGTGTTGGCCCAGGGCAGCCTGGACGACCGCGAGGTCAACCTCGGCTACCCGTTCAGCGAGGGCGAGGCCGGCTACCAGCAGTCGTTCATTTCCGGTTATCGGCGTGACTTCATCAATGGCCAGTTCAGCCTCCAGGACCTTTCGCCCGCCTGGCAGAAGGCTGTCGCCCCCAACCTGCCCGTACTCGACCAGGCTGGCCCGCTCAAGCCGATGATGTATTTCATCGGCAAGTACGAGGTCAGCGCCCGGCAGTATGCCCAGGTGATGGCTCAGGCCCAGTCGCTGGCCAGCGGCGAGGCGGCGCCGGCCTGTCAGCCCGATACCACGGCGGCGGGGCGCCTGCCCAAGGTCAAGCTGTCGCGTTTCGAGGCCGAGCGCTTTGCCGCGGTCTACAGTGCCTGGCTGCTCAAGCATCACCGTGACCTGCTGCCGATCAGTGGCCGGGGCAGCAAGGCCGAGGACGGCGGGGTCGGTTTTGTGCGCCTGCCCACCGAAGTGGAGTGGGAGTTCGCTGCCCGTGGCGGCTCTGCGGTAAGCCGCCAGGAACTGGAAGGGCGGCTGTTCCCGCGCAAGGTCCAGGGTAGTGACAGCGACGGGCCGCTTGGCGACTGGGCAGTGTTCAACCAGGTGGCTGGCGGCACCGGGCAGGCCGCACGCCTGATGCCGATCGGTACCCGGCTGCCGAACCCGCTGGGGCTGTTCGATGTGATCGGCAATGCCGCCGAAATGGTTCAGGAGTCGTTCCAGCTGGTGCATGCCGGCCGCTTGCAAGGCGCCTATGGCGGCTTCGTGGTCAAGGGCGGCAACTACCTGGAAGGCGAGGGCACGCTGTTTACCGGCATGCGCCGCGAGTACCCGCTGTTTGGCGCTGACGGTACCGAACAGCGCAACGAGACCACGGGCTTCCGGGTGGCCATCGGCGCCTTGTCGGCACCCCGTTCGCGTTACCAGGAACTGTTCGAGCAGTGGCAAAAGGAAGGGCGCCTGGCCAGCCTTACCGACGATATTGATGCCGTGCAGGACCCGACCAAGCGCCTGGACAGCATCATCGCCGCCACCGCCGACCCGCGCCAGCAGGCCGAGCTGGGGCTGGTCAACGAAGAACTCAAGCGCAGCGTTTCGCTGATCGGCCGCCAGCGCGAAGAGGCTGCCGGCAACCTGATCCAGTCCGCCGCGCTGGTGGCCGAGACCATCAACAACTACAACATTCGCCTGACCAACCTGCGCAACACCCAGGCCGAGGCCAAGGCGCGTGGCGACCAGACCACCGTGAGCATGTACGCCGCAGCCATCGCCAACGGCCGCGCCGCCCTCGATGGCGCCGTGGCGATCTACATCGACAACCTGGCCAGTGGTACGCGCTACACCGATGCGGTGATCCAGGCGCAGTTCCAGCGGGTCAAGGAAGAGCTCAACCGCAAACCGGTCCTGGGCAAGAGCCTGGTGAGCCGCGCGACCCTGTTCGTTCGCCATGTTGGGGAGTACCGCCAGAACCGGCGGGCCGACCCGGCAACGATCCTCAAGGAGCTCCTGGCATCGGCCGCTGCGCGGCCTTCGTAG
- a CDS encoding RelA/SpoT domain-containing protein → MDDLVRKATVNGMVEQYREKKRLFELFLTNVQADFASSPALNTGVPSVIHSTKTRLKDEGHLAKKIYRKLSEGRSITKDNLFSEITDFAGIRILHLHQNQFSGIHKFVMKKVSSKHWKLLEKPIAYTWDPESVEFFKAFKIRTSIKPSYYTSVHYLISPANDENNISCEIQVRTLFEEAWGEIDHSINYPDKTDQAATVEQLRVLSKLVSTGSRLADAIFKIHEAK, encoded by the coding sequence ATGGATGACTTGGTGCGGAAAGCTACGGTTAACGGGATGGTCGAGCAGTATCGTGAGAAGAAGAGGCTATTTGAACTATTTCTTACTAATGTTCAGGCTGATTTCGCTTCGTCGCCAGCTTTGAACACTGGAGTACCCTCAGTAATCCACTCTACTAAAACTCGCTTGAAGGATGAGGGGCATCTTGCAAAAAAAATCTATCGGAAACTTTCTGAAGGTAGGAGTATAACCAAGGATAATTTGTTTTCGGAGATTACAGATTTCGCTGGAATTAGAATTCTGCACCTTCACCAGAATCAATTTTCAGGTATACACAAGTTTGTAATGAAAAAGGTCTCTTCAAAGCACTGGAAATTGCTCGAAAAGCCCATAGCTTATACTTGGGATCCTGAGTCTGTTGAGTTTTTTAAAGCGTTTAAGATTAGAACCTCAATAAAGCCGTCGTACTATACGAGTGTGCACTATTTGATATCGCCTGCAAATGATGAAAATAATATCTCCTGTGAAATTCAGGTCAGGACATTGTTTGAAGAGGCTTGGGGAGAGATCGATCACTCAATTAACTATCCAGATAAAACTGATCAGGCGGCAACCGTTGAGCAATTAAGAGTCTTATCTAAGCTTGTGTCAACGGGGTCGCGGTTAGCAGATGCTATATTTAAAATTCATGAGGCTAAATAA
- a CDS encoding ParA family protein, translating into MLPIDKALEQRVQIQATVFSGHVPLLGLLSKGFNGVKILSVFNNKGGVGKTTLTYHLAHSLSEAGYKVLLLDADPQCNLTIYSMPVETIHDMWEKEDSCVELGIEEFRKNKSAQEIDDLEAETRSLHYLLQPTIDGTGDYERLPPPHKITRNLHIIPGRLSIHEFEEKISSRWSDAYRGDALAIRTITKIRSLSEEYAKKNKYDFVIVDTSPSLGSLNKTIISTVDGFFVPAAPDMFSLYGIRNIGSSLRKWHEEFDIIYKLISKDKRKLFPAEFVKFLGYTIYNARKYTKHSSKWNLAQAHLKYALQIPDIINTHIGADLRKGISDDLLSEPIGGESVMHGHNTFPSLAQHYRVPMWKIPKIPRLDKEHQNTVNGQKPDILATKEKYKEFSDSLIERIELIG; encoded by the coding sequence ATGTTGCCAATAGATAAGGCCCTGGAGCAGCGTGTTCAAATACAGGCTACCGTTTTCAGTGGCCATGTGCCATTATTAGGCCTCCTAAGTAAAGGATTTAATGGTGTGAAGATTCTTTCTGTATTCAATAATAAGGGCGGAGTCGGCAAAACTACTCTGACTTACCATTTGGCGCATTCTCTAAGTGAGGCGGGGTACAAAGTCTTACTTTTAGATGCGGATCCTCAGTGTAATTTGACTATCTACTCAATGCCGGTTGAAACTATTCATGATATGTGGGAAAAGGAGGATAGTTGTGTAGAGTTGGGGATTGAAGAGTTTAGGAAGAATAAATCGGCTCAAGAAATTGATGATTTGGAGGCAGAAACTCGATCGCTTCACTATCTGCTTCAGCCAACTATTGATGGTACTGGTGACTATGAGCGATTGCCGCCTCCGCATAAAATAACAAGAAATCTTCATATAATCCCTGGGCGGTTATCCATACACGAATTTGAAGAGAAGATATCCTCTCGATGGAGTGATGCTTATCGTGGCGATGCGTTGGCAATTCGAACCATCACTAAGATTAGAAGCCTTTCAGAGGAATACGCAAAGAAAAATAAATATGATTTTGTGATTGTTGATACCTCACCAAGCTTGGGTTCGCTTAATAAGACAATTATATCGACTGTGGATGGCTTTTTTGTTCCTGCAGCGCCGGACATGTTCTCGCTGTACGGTATCAGAAACATTGGTAGTAGTCTTAGGAAGTGGCATGAGGAATTTGACATAATCTATAAGTTAATTTCAAAGGATAAACGAAAACTTTTCCCTGCTGAGTTTGTAAAGTTTCTTGGCTATACGATATATAATGCGAGGAAGTACACGAAGCACAGTTCAAAGTGGAATTTGGCACAGGCGCATTTGAAATATGCTCTTCAGATTCCTGATATTATCAATACGCATATTGGTGCCGATCTTCGTAAAGGTATTAGTGATGATCTTCTGTCGGAGCCGATCGGTGGCGAGTCCGTAATGCATGGGCATAATACTTTTCCGAGTCTAGCCCAGCATTATCGTGTTCCAATGTGGAAGATACCTAAAATCCCTCGGTTGGATAAAGAACATCAAAACACTGTAAACGGGCAGAAACCTGATATTCTTGCCACCAAAGAAAAATATAAAGAATTCTCCGACTCGCTTATTGAGCGGATTGAGTTGATTGGATAA